The window CTGAAAACGTATTAGTTGTAGGTGGCGGAGACGGTGGAGTAATTCGTGAAGTATTAAAACACCCAAGCGTGAAAAAAGCGACATTAGTAGATATCGATGGAAAAGTAATCGAGTACTCTAAAATTTACTTACCAGAAATCGCTGGTATGCTAGATGATCCTCGTGTTGACGTTCAAGTAGGCGACGGCTTCATGCACATTGCAAAGTCTGAAAATGAGTATGACGTAATCATGGTTGACTCGACAGAGCCAGTAGGACCAGCAGTAAACTTATTTTCAAAAGGTTTCTATGCAGGGATTTCAAAAGCATTAAAAGAAGATGGCGTATTCGTTGCACAAACGGACAACCCATGGTTTACACCGGAACTAATCTCAAACGTTCAACGCGACGTTCGTGAAATTTTCCCAATCACACGCCTTTATATTGCGAACATCCCAACATATCCAAGTGGAATGTGGACGTTCACAATCGGATCTAAAAAGCACGATCCACTAGAAGTAACAGAAGAGCGCTTCCACGAGATGGAAACAAAATACTACACAAAAGAACTACACAAAGCAGCATTCGTACTACCTAAATTTGTTGGCGATTTAATCAAATAATAAAAATTGGTATTTTGGAAAAGTGGTGGGGAATAACCCATCACTTTTTCATGCATTAACGTAACGGGGGTCAGTCCCCCACTAAACTAAAGGAGGACATCCAACATGCGTTTCGACGAAGCATATTCAGGAAATGTTTTTATCGCAAGTCACCCAAACTTTGAAGAAAGTAAAGCTGTATTATACGGAATGCCGATGGACTGGACAGTTAGCTATCGCCCAGGTTCTCGCTTCGGCCCAACTAGAATTCGTGAAGTTTCCATTGGTTTAGAAGAGTACAGTGCCTACTTAGACCGTGAACTACACGAAGTAAAATACTTTGATGCAGGAGACATCCCACTACCATTCGGTAACCCACAAAAAAGTTTAGACATGATTGAAGATTTTGTGGACAAGCTTTTAGCCGAAGGAAAAGTTCCAATCGGAATGGGTGGGGAGCACTTAGTATCTTGGCCTGTTATGAAAGCTATGTACAAAAAGTACCCTGACCTTGTAATCATTCACATGGATGCACATACAGACTTACGCGACCATTACGAAGGGGAGCCACTTTCTCACTCTACACCAATTAAAAAAGTAGCAAACTTAATTGGTCCAGAAAATGTTTACTCATTCGGAATTCGTTCAGGTATGAAGGAAGAATTTGAATGGGCAAAACGCGTAGGCATGCACATTTCTAAATTCGAAGTGCTAGAGCCATTAAAAGAAATTCTACCAAAACTTGCAGGACGTCCTGTATACGTAACAATCGACATTGACGTTTTAGACCCTGCACACGCACCTGGTACTGGAACAGTAGATTGCGGAGGTATCACATCTCGCGAACTACTTGCATCCATCCATGCAATCGCAAACTCTGACGTTAACGTTGTCGGCGGAGACCTAGTAGAAGTAGCACCAATCTACGACGCATCCGAACAAACAGCCAACACAGCCAGCAAACTAATCCGCGAAATGATTTTAGGCTGGGTAAAATAAATTTTTTAACTTTAATAGGGAATATTCAAGTTCCTACTGAATCAGAAAAATTAGTATTAGCTTTTTAATATAACTACTCATGAAGTTGATGTTCGCGGAAGGTATGAGACTCCTGCGGGAAAGCGCGTCAAGGGAGACCCCACAGGCGCCAAAAGCGCCGAGGAGGCTCCCGCGACCGCCCGCGGAAAGCGAATACCTTCCGCGAACATCAACGATTAGTAATAGTGTGATTATGCTAAATAAAAAGGGGCAGGCAGACTGTGAATCTATTCACAATCAGCCTAGCCCCTATTGTATTTTACAAACAAATTGTTTTATAATATGAAGGTTATAAATCTACTTAGGATGAAGGAAGTGAAATGAAATGACAGGTAAACAGGAAGACGTGAAAGTCCCTATAAAAATTTCCTTTCAATCCGAAATCGTTCACGAAGGACAAAAAGAACGTGTTTCATTTAAAACAAAAGGTCAATACTACATAAAAGATAACCAAACGTTCCTTGTTTTTTCTGAAAAACAAAAAGACATCGGCAACGTCAACGTCATATATAAACTAACAGACGACGAAATTTGGGTTGGTCGCTCTGGAGCAGTCAAAATGCGTCAAAGCTACAAGCTTGGCGAACAAACAGCTGGCGTCTATGAAAGCGATCTTGGAATTTTCCATTTAGACATAGATACGAAGAAAATTTTCATCATGAAAGATGAGAAAAAACATCGAGGTTCCATTCAATTAAAATACGATCTATCGATGCAAAACCAACAAGCAGGACAATATACAATCTCAATTCAATACGAGGAGGCTAAATCTAAATGAATATCGTAGAACAAGTGCAAGAACGATTAAAAAATGAAATTAAAGATGCTGTAATAAAAGCGGGCTTAGCAACAGAAGAGCAAATACCGGATGTTGTACTGGAAATACCGAAAGATAAAGCAAACGGAGATTACGCAACAAACATGGCAATGCAATTAGCTCGTGTAGCCAAAAAAGCACCACGCATGATTGCCGAACAATTAGTGGAAAACTTTGACCAATCAAAAGCGTCCATTGAAAAAATGGAAATCGCAGGGCCTGGATTCATCAACTTCTACATGAACAACTCTTACTTAACAGACCTTATCCCAACAATTTTAGAACAAGGATCTGATTACGGAAAAACAAATGTAGGTGGCGGCGAAAAAGTAAACGTCGAGTTCGTTTCAGCTAACCCTACTGGTAACTTGCATTTAGGACATGCCCGCGGTGCGGCTGTTGGAGACTCTTTATGTAACGTGTTAGAAAAAGCTGGATATAATGTAACTCGCGAGTATTACATAAATGACGCTGGTAACCAAATTAATAACTTAGCATTATCGGTGGAAGCTCGTTATTTCCAAGCGTTAGGTATGGAAAAAGAAATGCCAGAGGACGGCTATCACGGTCAAGATATTATCGATATTGGGGCAGAACTTGCTAGTGAGTATGGCGACAAATTTGTGAGTGAAACAGAAGAAGAGCGTTTAGCATTTTTCCGCCAGTATGGCTTAACTTTTGAAATGAAAAAGCTTCAAAGAGATTTAGAAGAGTTCCGTGTAAGATTCGACTTATGGTACTCAGAAACTTCTTTATACCATAATGGGAAAATTGACGAAGCCTTAAATACGTTACGCGAGCAAGGTCATATTTTTGAAGACGGTGGGGCAACATGGTTCCGTTCCACTACATTCGGAGATGACAAAGACCGTGTATTAATTAAAAATGATGGCTCTTACACGTATTTAACGCCAGATATCGCTTATCACCAGGACAAGCTTTTACGTGGCCATGATAAGTTGATTAACATTTGGGGTGCGGACCACCACGGATATATTCCGCGTATGAAAGCAGCAATTGAAGCGTTAGGTTACGGAAAAGAAGCATTAGAAGTAGAAATCATTCAACTTGTTCACTTGTTCCAAAACGGTGAAAAGATGAAGATGAGCAAACGTACAGGTAAAGCTGTTACGATGCGTGATTTGATGGAAGAAGTTGGATTAGATGCAGTGCGTTATTTCTTCGCTATGCGTAGCGCGGACACGCATTTAGACTTTGATATGGACTTAGCAGTTTCACAATCAAATGAAAACCCTGTGTTCTATGCACAATACGCACATGCGCGTATTTGCAGTATGTTACGTCAAGGGGAAGAGCAAGGTATTGAATTAGTTGGTCCGTTTGCTC is drawn from Bacillus alkalisoli and contains these coding sequences:
- the speE gene encoding spermidine synthase; this translates as MELWFTEKQTKSFGITAKINKTLHTEQTEFQKLDMVETEEFGNMLLLDGMVMTTQKDEFVYHEMVAHVPLFTHPNPENVLVVGGGDGGVIREVLKHPSVKKATLVDIDGKVIEYSKIYLPEIAGMLDDPRVDVQVGDGFMHIAKSENEYDVIMVDSTEPVGPAVNLFSKGFYAGISKALKEDGVFVAQTDNPWFTPELISNVQRDVREIFPITRLYIANIPTYPSGMWTFTIGSKKHDPLEVTEERFHEMETKYYTKELHKAAFVLPKFVGDLIK
- the speB gene encoding agmatinase, whose product is MRFDEAYSGNVFIASHPNFEESKAVLYGMPMDWTVSYRPGSRFGPTRIREVSIGLEEYSAYLDRELHEVKYFDAGDIPLPFGNPQKSLDMIEDFVDKLLAEGKVPIGMGGEHLVSWPVMKAMYKKYPDLVIIHMDAHTDLRDHYEGEPLSHSTPIKKVANLIGPENVYSFGIRSGMKEEFEWAKRVGMHISKFEVLEPLKEILPKLAGRPVYVTIDIDVLDPAHAPGTGTVDCGGITSRELLASIHAIANSDVNVVGGDLVEVAPIYDASEQTANTASKLIREMILGWVK
- a CDS encoding DUF1934 domain-containing protein; the protein is MTGKQEDVKVPIKISFQSEIVHEGQKERVSFKTKGQYYIKDNQTFLVFSEKQKDIGNVNVIYKLTDDEIWVGRSGAVKMRQSYKLGEQTAGVYESDLGIFHLDIDTKKIFIMKDEKKHRGSIQLKYDLSMQNQQAGQYTISIQYEEAKSK
- the argS gene encoding arginine--tRNA ligase, whose amino-acid sequence is MNIVEQVQERLKNEIKDAVIKAGLATEEQIPDVVLEIPKDKANGDYATNMAMQLARVAKKAPRMIAEQLVENFDQSKASIEKMEIAGPGFINFYMNNSYLTDLIPTILEQGSDYGKTNVGGGEKVNVEFVSANPTGNLHLGHARGAAVGDSLCNVLEKAGYNVTREYYINDAGNQINNLALSVEARYFQALGMEKEMPEDGYHGQDIIDIGAELASEYGDKFVSETEEERLAFFRQYGLTFEMKKLQRDLEEFRVRFDLWYSETSLYHNGKIDEALNTLREQGHIFEDGGATWFRSTTFGDDKDRVLIKNDGSYTYLTPDIAYHQDKLLRGHDKLINIWGADHHGYIPRMKAAIEALGYGKEALEVEIIQLVHLFQNGEKMKMSKRTGKAVTMRDLMEEVGLDAVRYFFAMRSADTHLDFDMDLAVSQSNENPVFYAQYAHARICSMLRQGEEQGIELVGPFALEHIQSEKEIDLLKKLGEYPQVVSEAAIKRIPHRMTNYIFELASTLHSFYNAEKVLDSENVDRTKARLALMKATQITIQDALKLIGVSSPEKM